One part of the Dermacentor andersoni chromosome 2, qqDerAnde1_hic_scaffold, whole genome shotgun sequence genome encodes these proteins:
- the LOC126541182 gene encoding beta-alanine transporter-like produces MLIVTAVAGTIALTQARLFRSSMRELDHWCARPPGFSNTSVDAWKALAIPRDADGNYSRCTVREPPDAGDSARVVPCAAWEFNLSDYGNTVVSEWNLVCQRSWLNNVAHVVVVCANVLSLPLMGMAPDRAGRKTVTFVGTTGLLLTLGVSSMASDFKTFVVTQAAVSVLSKCMVVQYVLLYEVTTASRRLLYCFVAPALSSVFVPVLLYFVRSYQLDWALSQVVVATLALVLLASFYVVEESPTWLLATHNIEEAVRVVRRACSVNKVSQSGARRQLRREMESYRREQDDLLSDENVGLLCSVWLRERTFILVFVWLVLSWAYSHHVEERGLTSDIYVRSATLIGLGPKFVFVWPVLDYYGGVRRAAAISAMVFTASSAIAFAAHTDEASPWQDVLYVCMRVSLTLAVAFLFFLTVSLYPVILRCEAGLIGYACAMVGDNVVYIALTHLLGRRQDAAPAIQSLLTALVVVAVAYLPPDDRHDASWRRSLTAQRRNSRITSIRQTSAVAVCE; encoded by the coding sequence ATGCTCATCGTCACAGCGGTCGCCGGCACCATCGCACTCACCCAGGCGAGACTCTTCAGAAGTTCGATGCGCGAATTAGACCACTGGTGCGCGCGGCCGCCCGGCTTCTCCAACACGAGCGTGGACGCGTGGAAAGCGCTGGCTATTCCGCGGGACGCCGACGGGAACTACAGCCGCTGCACGGTGCGCGAGCCTCCCGACGCGGGCGACTCGGCTCGGGTCGTGCCCTGCGCCGCCTGGGAGTTCAACCTGAGTGACTACGGCAACACCGTCGTCAGCGAGTGGAACCTCGTGTGCCAGCGGAGCTGGCTGAACAACGTCGCCCACGTGGTCGTTGTCTGCGCGAACGTCCTTTCGCTGCCGCTGATGGGCATGGCGCCGGACCGGGCGGGGCGTAAGACGGTCACCTTCGTCGGCACCACGGGACTCCTGCTGACGCTCGGGGTCAGCAGCATGGCGAGCGACTTTAAGACGTTCGTCGTGACGCAGGCTGCGGTCTCGGTGTTGTCAAAGTGCATGGTCGTGCAGTACGTTCTCCTGTACGAAGTGACGACGGCGTCCCGCCGGCTGCTCTACTGCTTCGTCGCACCGGCGCTCTCGAGCGTCTTCGTGCCGGTACTGCTGTACTTCGTGCGCTCGTACCAGCTCGACTGGGCCTTGTCGCAGGTTGTTGTCGCCACGCTCGCCTTGGTGCTCCTTGCCAGCTTCTACGTGGTTGAGGAGTCGCCCACCTGGCTCCTGGCCACGCACAATATCGAAGAAGCCGTGAGAGTAGTCCGCAGGGCATGCAGTGTCAACAAGGTGTCGCAGAGTGGCGCTCGCAGACAGTTACGCCGTGAGATGGAGAGCTACAGGCGAGAGCAGGACGACCTGCTATCCGATGAGAACGTTGGTCTCTTGTGTTCGGTGTGGCTCAGAGAACGAACATTTATACTCGTCTTCGTCTGGCTTGTCTTGAGCTGGGCCTACAGCCACCACGTCGAAGAACGGGGCTTGACCAGCGACATCTACGTGCGTAGCGCCACGCTCATCGGCTTGGGTCCCAAGTTCGTCTTTGTCTGGCCGGTCCTGGACTACTACGGGGGAGTCAGGCGAGCCGCAGCGATCTCCGCCATGGTCTTCACCGCTTCGTCGGCCATCGCCTTCGCCGCGCACACAGACGAAGCCTCGCCATGGCAGGACGTCCTATACGTTTGTATGCGTGTCTCCCTGACGCTTGCGGTTGCGTTCTTGTTTTTTCTCACCGTCAGCCTGTACCCGGTGATACTGCGATGCGAGGCGGGCCTCATTGGTTACGCCTGCGCCATGGTCGGCGACAACGTGGTCTACATAGCGTTGACGCACCTGTTAGGACGGCGACAGGACGCGGCCCCCGCAATACAGTCCTTGCTGACGGCGCTCGTCGTTGTGGCAGTCGCCTATCTGCCACCGGATGACCGACACGATGCCTCATGGAGACGCTCCCTCACAGCGCAGAGGAGAAATTCGAGGATAACTAGCATCAGACAAACCAGCGCAGTTGCTGTATGTGAATAG